One Rissa tridactyla isolate bRisTri1 chromosome 1, bRisTri1.patW.cur.20221130, whole genome shotgun sequence DNA segment encodes these proteins:
- the ZAR1L gene encoding protein ZAR1-like, which yields MEGFVYSPFGTYQSFRGGLTPSRGRDPGVKQPSWKQSKAGGISPFLSGPLSPLPSDYLDSYRRAQLQALLSQMNPGLMPRLRRADTKEAGVQVNLRAEAAVQCSLGPRTLPLGRPLSPAALRAHGHPALYSPVPAHRRLFTLPEVAAPREKEEVSETVPQEQKTEDGGGEQQDSRAETALPTEATVETPGEGAAAAPRRRAAFQFLEQKYGYFHCKDCKTRWESAYVWCISGSNKVYFKQLCRKCQKGFNPYRVEAIQCQTCSKTRCSCPQKKRHIDPKRPHRQELCGRCKGKRLSCDNTYSFKYIV from the exons ATGGAGGGCTTTGTCTATTCCCCCTTTGGCACCTACCAGAGCTTCAGGGGCGGCCTCACCCCCAGCCGCGGCCGGGACCCGGGGGTGAAGCAGCCCAGCTGGAAGCAGAGCAAGGCCGGCGGCATCAGCCCCTTCCTCAGCGGCCCCCTCAGCCCGCTGCCCTCCGACTACCTGGACAGCTACCGGCGGGCCCAGCTGCAGGCCCTGCTCTCCCAGATGAACCCCGGCCTGATGCCGCGGCTGCGCCGGGCCGACACTAAGGAGGCGGGGGTGCAGGTGAACCTGCGGGCCGAGGCGGCCGTGCAGTGCTCGCTGGGGCCGCGCACCCTGCCCCTCGGCcgccccctcagccccgccgccctccgcgcCCACGGACACCCCGCCCTCTACTCCCCCGTGCCGGCCCACCGCCGCCTCTTCACCCTGCCTGAGGTCGCGGCACCCCGGGAGAAAGAGGAGGTGTCTGAAACGGTCCCCCAGGAGCAGAAGACGGAGGATGGCGGCGGAGAGCAGCAGGACAGCCGGGCGGAGACTGCCCTGCCGACTGAGGCGACAGTGGAGAcaccgggggagggggcggcggcggcccccagACGGCGGGCTGCCTTCCAG TTTCTGGAGCAGAAGTATGGCTATTTCCACTGTAAAGACTGCAAGACCAGATGGGAGAGCGCTTATGTGTGGTGCATTTCTGGAAGCAACAAG GTGTACTTCAAGCAGCTCTGTCGCAAATGCCAAAAGGGCTTCAATCCCTATCGAGTGGAAGCAATCCAGTGCCAG ACCTGTTCAAAGACTCGTTGTTCCTGCCCTCAGAAGAAAAGACACATTGATCCCAAGAGACCTCATCGCCAAGAACTCTGTGGCCGCTGCAAAGGCAAGAGGCTGTCCTGTGATAACACCTACAGCTTCAAATACATTGTCTGA